The Drosophila nasuta strain 15112-1781.00 chromosome 2L, ASM2355853v1, whole genome shotgun sequence genome window below encodes:
- the LOC132794297 gene encoding potassium voltage-gated channel protein Shaw isoform X1: MTYIPKRMQHYTHAAMNLINMDSENRVVLNVGGIRHETYKATLKKIPATRLSRLTEALANYDPILNEYFFDRHPGVFAQVLNYYRTGKLHYPTDVCGPLFEEELEFWGLDSNQVEPCCWMTYTQHRDTQETLAVLDRLDLDTEKPSEEELARKFGFEEDYYKGTISWWQEMKPRIWSLFDEPYSSNAAKTIGVVSVFFICISILSFCLKTHPDMRVPIVHNVTVKTANGSAAWFLDKSMTNAHIAFFYIECVCNAWFTFEILVRFISSPNKCEFLKSSVNIIDYIATLSFYIDLVLQRFASHLENADILEFFSIIRIMRLFKLTRHSSGLKILIQTFRASAKELTLLVFFLVLGIVIFASLVYYAERIQPNPHNDFNSIPLGLWWALVTMTTVGYGDMAPKTYIGMFVGALCALAGVLTIALPVPVIVSNFAMYYSHTQARAKLPKKRRRVLPVEQPRQPRLPGAPGGVSGCGTPGSGPHSGPMGSGGTGPRRMNNKTKDLVSPKSVAQLFTGPLGASIVAMSPRTMLDLNPALAMGKPTFQPRFPTQLAATNSNTNTIATTTPTVAPTIPVTLAAAANAMTASATATATAAGAAAAAASGPTVPSIAVTSTASLGKDSTVSQMGTTTTTSTTLEATKKAFL, translated from the exons ATGACTTATATACCTAAAAGAATGCAACACTATACGCATGCAGCCATGAATTTAATCAACATGGACTCGGAGAACCGGGTGGTCCTCAATGTGGGCGGCATTAGGCACGAGACATACAAGGCCACATTGAAGAAAATTCCAGCGACTCGACTGTCCCGACTCACCGAGGCGCTGGCCAACTATGATCCCATACTCAACGAATACTTCTTCGATCGGCATCCGGGTGTATTCGCACAAGTGCTCAACTATTACAG AACCGGCAAGCTGCATTATCCCACAGATGTGTGTGGCCCGCTGTTCGAGGAGGAGTTGGAATTTTGGGGTCTAGACTCAAATCAAGTGGAGCCCTGCTGCTGGATGACATATACACAG CATCGTGACACACAGGAAACTCTAGCCGTACTCGATCGTTTGGATCTGGATACGGAAAAACCGTCCGAAGAGGAATTGGCGCGTAAATTTGGCTTTGAGGAGGACTACTATAAAGGCACCATATCCTGGTGGCAGGAGATGAAGCCGCGCATTTGGTCGCTATTCGATGAGCCTTACAGTTCCAATGCCGCCAAG ACAATTGGCGTCGTTTCGGTATTCTTCATATGCATTTCGATATTGTCCTTCTGCCTGAAAACACATCCGGACATGCGAGTGCCCATTGTGCACAATGTGACCGTGAAAACGGCCAATGGCAGCGCCGCCTGGTTTCTGGACAAGTCAATGACCAATGCGCACATTGCTTTCTTCTATATTGAATGCGTTTGCAATGCCTGGTTTACATTCGAGATACTG GTCCGTTTTATCTCGTCACCGAACAAGTGTGAATTCTTAAAGTCATCTGTTAACATCATAGATTATATAGCCACGCTTAGCTTTTATATCGATCTAGTGCTTCAGCGATTCGCATCGCATCTGGAGAACGCTGACATACTCGAGTTCTTCTCGATCATCCGCATCATGCGTCTGTTCAAATTGACGCGCCACTCGTCCGGGTTGAAGATCCTGATACAGACGTTCCGTGCGTCGGCCAAGGAGTTGACGCTGCTGGTGTTCTTCCTGGTGCTGGGCATTGTGATCTTTGCCAGTCTCGTTTACTATGCCGAGCGCATCCAGCCCAATCCGCACAATGACTTCAATAGCATACCGCTGGGCCTGTGGTGGGCTCTGGTCACCATGACCACCGTGGGCTATGGCGATATGGCGCCCAAGACCTACATTGGCATGTTTGTTGGCGCCCTGTGCGCCTTAGCCGGTGTGCTAACCATTGCACTGCCAGTGCCCGTCATCGTCAGCAACTTTGCCATGTACTATTCGCACACGCAGGCGCGGGCCAAACTGCCAAAGAAGCGTAGACGAGTGCTTCCCGTCGAACAGCCCCGCCAGCCTCGACTGCCAG GTGCTCCTGGCGGCGTCAGTGGCTGCGGCACTCCAGGATCTGGTCCACACTCGGGCCCCATGGGCTCTGGCGGCACCGGACCACGCCGCATGAACAATAAAACCAAGGATCTGGTCAGTCCCAAGTCAG TTGCTCAACTCTTCACAGGTCCTTTGGGTGCCAGCATCGTTGCGATGAGTCCACGCACCATGTTGGATCTGAATCCGGCACTGGCCATGGGTAAGCCAACATTTCAGCCACGTTTCCCCACGCAGTTAGCGGCCACCAATAGCAACACCAATACGATCGCCACAACCACGCCCACTGTGGCGCCCACAATACCGGTCACCTTAGCGGCAGCTGCCAATGCAATGACAGCATCCGCCACAGCaaccgcaacagcagcgggcgcagcagcggctgcggcATCGGGTCCAACGGTGCCAAGCATAGCGGTGACAAGCACCGCCAGTCTGGGCAAGGATAGCACCGTCAGCCAGATGGGCACCACAACCACCACGAGCACCACTCTGGAGGCCACCAAGAAGGCGTTTCTCTAA
- the LOC132794297 gene encoding potassium voltage-gated channel protein Shaw isoform X3 — MQHYTHAAMNLINMDSENRVVLNVGGIRHETYKATLKKIPATRLSRLTEALANYDPILNEYFFDRHPGVFAQVLNYYRTGKLHYPTDVCGPLFEEELEFWGLDSNQVEPCCWMTYTQHRDTQETLAVLDRLDLDTEKPSEEELARKFGFEEDYYKGTISWWQEMKPRIWSLFDEPYSSNAAKTIGVVSVFFICISILSFCLKTHPDMRVPIVHNVTVKTANGSAAWFLDKSMTNAHIAFFYIECVCNAWFTFEILVRFISSPNKCEFLKSSVNIIDYIATLSFYIDLVLQRFASHLENADILEFFSIIRIMRLFKLTRHSSGLKILIQTFRASAKELTLLVFFLVLGIVIFASLVYYAERIQPNPHNDFNSIPLGLWWALVTMTTVGYGDMAPKTYIGMFVGALCALAGVLTIALPVPVIVSNFAMYYSHTQARAKLPKKRRRVLPVEQPRQPRLPGERAPGGVSGCGTPGSGPHSGPMGSGGTGPRRMNNKTKDLVSPKSGPLGASIVAMSPRTMLDLNPALAMGKPTFQPRFPTQLAATNSNTNTIATTTPTVAPTIPVTLAAAANAMTASATATATAAGAAAAAASGPTVPSIAVTSTASLGKDSTVSQMGTTTTTSTTLEATKKAFL, encoded by the exons ATGCAACACTATACGCATGCAGCCATGAATTTAATCAACATGGACTCGGAGAACCGGGTGGTCCTCAATGTGGGCGGCATTAGGCACGAGACATACAAGGCCACATTGAAGAAAATTCCAGCGACTCGACTGTCCCGACTCACCGAGGCGCTGGCCAACTATGATCCCATACTCAACGAATACTTCTTCGATCGGCATCCGGGTGTATTCGCACAAGTGCTCAACTATTACAG AACCGGCAAGCTGCATTATCCCACAGATGTGTGTGGCCCGCTGTTCGAGGAGGAGTTGGAATTTTGGGGTCTAGACTCAAATCAAGTGGAGCCCTGCTGCTGGATGACATATACACAG CATCGTGACACACAGGAAACTCTAGCCGTACTCGATCGTTTGGATCTGGATACGGAAAAACCGTCCGAAGAGGAATTGGCGCGTAAATTTGGCTTTGAGGAGGACTACTATAAAGGCACCATATCCTGGTGGCAGGAGATGAAGCCGCGCATTTGGTCGCTATTCGATGAGCCTTACAGTTCCAATGCCGCCAAG ACAATTGGCGTCGTTTCGGTATTCTTCATATGCATTTCGATATTGTCCTTCTGCCTGAAAACACATCCGGACATGCGAGTGCCCATTGTGCACAATGTGACCGTGAAAACGGCCAATGGCAGCGCCGCCTGGTTTCTGGACAAGTCAATGACCAATGCGCACATTGCTTTCTTCTATATTGAATGCGTTTGCAATGCCTGGTTTACATTCGAGATACTG GTCCGTTTTATCTCGTCACCGAACAAGTGTGAATTCTTAAAGTCATCTGTTAACATCATAGATTATATAGCCACGCTTAGCTTTTATATCGATCTAGTGCTTCAGCGATTCGCATCGCATCTGGAGAACGCTGACATACTCGAGTTCTTCTCGATCATCCGCATCATGCGTCTGTTCAAATTGACGCGCCACTCGTCCGGGTTGAAGATCCTGATACAGACGTTCCGTGCGTCGGCCAAGGAGTTGACGCTGCTGGTGTTCTTCCTGGTGCTGGGCATTGTGATCTTTGCCAGTCTCGTTTACTATGCCGAGCGCATCCAGCCCAATCCGCACAATGACTTCAATAGCATACCGCTGGGCCTGTGGTGGGCTCTGGTCACCATGACCACCGTGGGCTATGGCGATATGGCGCCCAAGACCTACATTGGCATGTTTGTTGGCGCCCTGTGCGCCTTAGCCGGTGTGCTAACCATTGCACTGCCAGTGCCCGTCATCGTCAGCAACTTTGCCATGTACTATTCGCACACGCAGGCGCGGGCCAAACTGCCAAAGAAGCGTAGACGAGTGCTTCCCGTCGAACAGCCCCGCCAGCCTCGACTGCCAGGTGAAC GTGCTCCTGGCGGCGTCAGTGGCTGCGGCACTCCAGGATCTGGTCCACACTCGGGCCCCATGGGCTCTGGCGGCACCGGACCACGCCGCATGAACAATAAAACCAAGGATCTGGTCAGTCCCAAGTCAG GTCCTTTGGGTGCCAGCATCGTTGCGATGAGTCCACGCACCATGTTGGATCTGAATCCGGCACTGGCCATGGGTAAGCCAACATTTCAGCCACGTTTCCCCACGCAGTTAGCGGCCACCAATAGCAACACCAATACGATCGCCACAACCACGCCCACTGTGGCGCCCACAATACCGGTCACCTTAGCGGCAGCTGCCAATGCAATGACAGCATCCGCCACAGCaaccgcaacagcagcgggcgcagcagcggctgcggcATCGGGTCCAACGGTGCCAAGCATAGCGGTGACAAGCACCGCCAGTCTGGGCAAGGATAGCACCGTCAGCCAGATGGGCACCACAACCACCACGAGCACCACTCTGGAGGCCACCAAGAAGGCGTTTCTCTAA
- the LOC132794297 gene encoding potassium voltage-gated channel protein Shaw isoform X4, translating to MQHYTHAAMNLINMDSENRVVLNVGGIRHETYKATLKKIPATRLSRLTEALANYDPILNEYFFDRHPGVFAQVLNYYRTGKLHYPTDVCGPLFEEELEFWGLDSNQVEPCCWMTYTQHRDTQETLAVLDRLDLDTEKPSEEELARKFGFEEDYYKGTISWWQEMKPRIWSLFDEPYSSNAAKTIGVVSVFFICISILSFCLKTHPDMRVPIVHNVTVKTANGSAAWFLDKSMTNAHIAFFYIECVCNAWFTFEILVRFISSPNKCEFLKSSVNIIDYIATLSFYIDLVLQRFASHLENADILEFFSIIRIMRLFKLTRHSSGLKILIQTFRASAKELTLLVFFLVLGIVIFASLVYYAERIQPNPHNDFNSIPLGLWWALVTMTTVGYGDMAPKTYIGMFVGALCALAGVLTIALPVPVIVSNFAMYYSHTQARAKLPKKRRRVLPVEQPRQPRLPGAPGGVSGCGTPGSGPHSGPMGSGGTGPRRMNNKTKDLVSPKSGPLGASIVAMSPRTMLDLNPALAMGKPTFQPRFPTQLAATNSNTNTIATTTPTVAPTIPVTLAAAANAMTASATATATAAGAAAAAASGPTVPSIAVTSTASLGKDSTVSQMGTTTTTSTTLEATKKAFL from the exons ATGCAACACTATACGCATGCAGCCATGAATTTAATCAACATGGACTCGGAGAACCGGGTGGTCCTCAATGTGGGCGGCATTAGGCACGAGACATACAAGGCCACATTGAAGAAAATTCCAGCGACTCGACTGTCCCGACTCACCGAGGCGCTGGCCAACTATGATCCCATACTCAACGAATACTTCTTCGATCGGCATCCGGGTGTATTCGCACAAGTGCTCAACTATTACAG AACCGGCAAGCTGCATTATCCCACAGATGTGTGTGGCCCGCTGTTCGAGGAGGAGTTGGAATTTTGGGGTCTAGACTCAAATCAAGTGGAGCCCTGCTGCTGGATGACATATACACAG CATCGTGACACACAGGAAACTCTAGCCGTACTCGATCGTTTGGATCTGGATACGGAAAAACCGTCCGAAGAGGAATTGGCGCGTAAATTTGGCTTTGAGGAGGACTACTATAAAGGCACCATATCCTGGTGGCAGGAGATGAAGCCGCGCATTTGGTCGCTATTCGATGAGCCTTACAGTTCCAATGCCGCCAAG ACAATTGGCGTCGTTTCGGTATTCTTCATATGCATTTCGATATTGTCCTTCTGCCTGAAAACACATCCGGACATGCGAGTGCCCATTGTGCACAATGTGACCGTGAAAACGGCCAATGGCAGCGCCGCCTGGTTTCTGGACAAGTCAATGACCAATGCGCACATTGCTTTCTTCTATATTGAATGCGTTTGCAATGCCTGGTTTACATTCGAGATACTG GTCCGTTTTATCTCGTCACCGAACAAGTGTGAATTCTTAAAGTCATCTGTTAACATCATAGATTATATAGCCACGCTTAGCTTTTATATCGATCTAGTGCTTCAGCGATTCGCATCGCATCTGGAGAACGCTGACATACTCGAGTTCTTCTCGATCATCCGCATCATGCGTCTGTTCAAATTGACGCGCCACTCGTCCGGGTTGAAGATCCTGATACAGACGTTCCGTGCGTCGGCCAAGGAGTTGACGCTGCTGGTGTTCTTCCTGGTGCTGGGCATTGTGATCTTTGCCAGTCTCGTTTACTATGCCGAGCGCATCCAGCCCAATCCGCACAATGACTTCAATAGCATACCGCTGGGCCTGTGGTGGGCTCTGGTCACCATGACCACCGTGGGCTATGGCGATATGGCGCCCAAGACCTACATTGGCATGTTTGTTGGCGCCCTGTGCGCCTTAGCCGGTGTGCTAACCATTGCACTGCCAGTGCCCGTCATCGTCAGCAACTTTGCCATGTACTATTCGCACACGCAGGCGCGGGCCAAACTGCCAAAGAAGCGTAGACGAGTGCTTCCCGTCGAACAGCCCCGCCAGCCTCGACTGCCAG GTGCTCCTGGCGGCGTCAGTGGCTGCGGCACTCCAGGATCTGGTCCACACTCGGGCCCCATGGGCTCTGGCGGCACCGGACCACGCCGCATGAACAATAAAACCAAGGATCTGGTCAGTCCCAAGTCAG GTCCTTTGGGTGCCAGCATCGTTGCGATGAGTCCACGCACCATGTTGGATCTGAATCCGGCACTGGCCATGGGTAAGCCAACATTTCAGCCACGTTTCCCCACGCAGTTAGCGGCCACCAATAGCAACACCAATACGATCGCCACAACCACGCCCACTGTGGCGCCCACAATACCGGTCACCTTAGCGGCAGCTGCCAATGCAATGACAGCATCCGCCACAGCaaccgcaacagcagcgggcgcagcagcggctgcggcATCGGGTCCAACGGTGCCAAGCATAGCGGTGACAAGCACCGCCAGTCTGGGCAAGGATAGCACCGTCAGCCAGATGGGCACCACAACCACCACGAGCACCACTCTGGAGGCCACCAAGAAGGCGTTTCTCTAA
- the LOC132794297 gene encoding potassium voltage-gated channel protein Shaw isoform X2: MQHYTHAAMNLINMDSENRVVLNVGGIRHETYKATLKKIPATRLSRLTEALANYDPILNEYFFDRHPGVFAQVLNYYRTGKLHYPTDVCGPLFEEELEFWGLDSNQVEPCCWMTYTQHRDTQETLAVLDRLDLDTEKPSEEELARKFGFEEDYYKGTISWWQEMKPRIWSLFDEPYSSNAAKTIGVVSVFFICISILSFCLKTHPDMRVPIVHNVTVKTANGSAAWFLDKSMTNAHIAFFYIECVCNAWFTFEILVRFISSPNKCEFLKSSVNIIDYIATLSFYIDLVLQRFASHLENADILEFFSIIRIMRLFKLTRHSSGLKILIQTFRASAKELTLLVFFLVLGIVIFASLVYYAERIQPNPHNDFNSIPLGLWWALVTMTTVGYGDMAPKTYIGMFVGALCALAGVLTIALPVPVIVSNFAMYYSHTQARAKLPKKRRRVLPVEQPRQPRLPGERAPGGVSGCGTPGSGPHSGPMGSGGTGPRRMNNKTKDLVSPKSVAQLFTGPLGASIVAMSPRTMLDLNPALAMGKPTFQPRFPTQLAATNSNTNTIATTTPTVAPTIPVTLAAAANAMTASATATATAAGAAAAAASGPTVPSIAVTSTASLGKDSTVSQMGTTTTTSTTLEATKKAFL; the protein is encoded by the exons ATGCAACACTATACGCATGCAGCCATGAATTTAATCAACATGGACTCGGAGAACCGGGTGGTCCTCAATGTGGGCGGCATTAGGCACGAGACATACAAGGCCACATTGAAGAAAATTCCAGCGACTCGACTGTCCCGACTCACCGAGGCGCTGGCCAACTATGATCCCATACTCAACGAATACTTCTTCGATCGGCATCCGGGTGTATTCGCACAAGTGCTCAACTATTACAG AACCGGCAAGCTGCATTATCCCACAGATGTGTGTGGCCCGCTGTTCGAGGAGGAGTTGGAATTTTGGGGTCTAGACTCAAATCAAGTGGAGCCCTGCTGCTGGATGACATATACACAG CATCGTGACACACAGGAAACTCTAGCCGTACTCGATCGTTTGGATCTGGATACGGAAAAACCGTCCGAAGAGGAATTGGCGCGTAAATTTGGCTTTGAGGAGGACTACTATAAAGGCACCATATCCTGGTGGCAGGAGATGAAGCCGCGCATTTGGTCGCTATTCGATGAGCCTTACAGTTCCAATGCCGCCAAG ACAATTGGCGTCGTTTCGGTATTCTTCATATGCATTTCGATATTGTCCTTCTGCCTGAAAACACATCCGGACATGCGAGTGCCCATTGTGCACAATGTGACCGTGAAAACGGCCAATGGCAGCGCCGCCTGGTTTCTGGACAAGTCAATGACCAATGCGCACATTGCTTTCTTCTATATTGAATGCGTTTGCAATGCCTGGTTTACATTCGAGATACTG GTCCGTTTTATCTCGTCACCGAACAAGTGTGAATTCTTAAAGTCATCTGTTAACATCATAGATTATATAGCCACGCTTAGCTTTTATATCGATCTAGTGCTTCAGCGATTCGCATCGCATCTGGAGAACGCTGACATACTCGAGTTCTTCTCGATCATCCGCATCATGCGTCTGTTCAAATTGACGCGCCACTCGTCCGGGTTGAAGATCCTGATACAGACGTTCCGTGCGTCGGCCAAGGAGTTGACGCTGCTGGTGTTCTTCCTGGTGCTGGGCATTGTGATCTTTGCCAGTCTCGTTTACTATGCCGAGCGCATCCAGCCCAATCCGCACAATGACTTCAATAGCATACCGCTGGGCCTGTGGTGGGCTCTGGTCACCATGACCACCGTGGGCTATGGCGATATGGCGCCCAAGACCTACATTGGCATGTTTGTTGGCGCCCTGTGCGCCTTAGCCGGTGTGCTAACCATTGCACTGCCAGTGCCCGTCATCGTCAGCAACTTTGCCATGTACTATTCGCACACGCAGGCGCGGGCCAAACTGCCAAAGAAGCGTAGACGAGTGCTTCCCGTCGAACAGCCCCGCCAGCCTCGACTGCCAGGTGAAC GTGCTCCTGGCGGCGTCAGTGGCTGCGGCACTCCAGGATCTGGTCCACACTCGGGCCCCATGGGCTCTGGCGGCACCGGACCACGCCGCATGAACAATAAAACCAAGGATCTGGTCAGTCCCAAGTCAG TTGCTCAACTCTTCACAGGTCCTTTGGGTGCCAGCATCGTTGCGATGAGTCCACGCACCATGTTGGATCTGAATCCGGCACTGGCCATGGGTAAGCCAACATTTCAGCCACGTTTCCCCACGCAGTTAGCGGCCACCAATAGCAACACCAATACGATCGCCACAACCACGCCCACTGTGGCGCCCACAATACCGGTCACCTTAGCGGCAGCTGCCAATGCAATGACAGCATCCGCCACAGCaaccgcaacagcagcgggcgcagcagcggctgcggcATCGGGTCCAACGGTGCCAAGCATAGCGGTGACAAGCACCGCCAGTCTGGGCAAGGATAGCACCGTCAGCCAGATGGGCACCACAACCACCACGAGCACCACTCTGGAGGCCACCAAGAAGGCGTTTCTCTAA
- the LOC132794297 gene encoding potassium voltage-gated channel protein Shaw isoform X8: MQHYTHAAMNLINMDSENRVVLNVGGIRHETYKATLKKIPATRLSRLTEALANYDPILNEYFFDRHPGVFAQVLNYYRTGKLHYPTDVCGPLFEEELEFWGLDSNQVEPCCWMTYTQHRDTQETLAVLDRLDLDTEKPSEEELARKFGFEEDYYKGTISWWQEMKPRIWSLFDEPYSSNAAKTIGVVSVFFICISILSFCLKTHPDMRVPIVHNVTVKTANGSAAWFLDKSMTNAHIAFFYIECVCNAWFTFEILVRFISSPNKCEFLKSSVNIIDYIATLSFYIDLVLQRFASHLENADILEFFSIIRIMRLFKLTRHSSGLKILIQTFRASAKELTLLVFFLVLGIVIFASLVYYAERIQPNPHNDFNSIPLGLWWALVTMTTVGYGDMAPKTYIGMFVGALCALAGVLTIALPVPVIVSNFAMYYSHTQARAKLPKKRRRVLPVEQPRQPRLPGERAPGGVSGCGTPGSGPHSGPMGSGGTGPRRMNNKTKDLVSPKSDMAFSFD; encoded by the exons ATGCAACACTATACGCATGCAGCCATGAATTTAATCAACATGGACTCGGAGAACCGGGTGGTCCTCAATGTGGGCGGCATTAGGCACGAGACATACAAGGCCACATTGAAGAAAATTCCAGCGACTCGACTGTCCCGACTCACCGAGGCGCTGGCCAACTATGATCCCATACTCAACGAATACTTCTTCGATCGGCATCCGGGTGTATTCGCACAAGTGCTCAACTATTACAG AACCGGCAAGCTGCATTATCCCACAGATGTGTGTGGCCCGCTGTTCGAGGAGGAGTTGGAATTTTGGGGTCTAGACTCAAATCAAGTGGAGCCCTGCTGCTGGATGACATATACACAG CATCGTGACACACAGGAAACTCTAGCCGTACTCGATCGTTTGGATCTGGATACGGAAAAACCGTCCGAAGAGGAATTGGCGCGTAAATTTGGCTTTGAGGAGGACTACTATAAAGGCACCATATCCTGGTGGCAGGAGATGAAGCCGCGCATTTGGTCGCTATTCGATGAGCCTTACAGTTCCAATGCCGCCAAG ACAATTGGCGTCGTTTCGGTATTCTTCATATGCATTTCGATATTGTCCTTCTGCCTGAAAACACATCCGGACATGCGAGTGCCCATTGTGCACAATGTGACCGTGAAAACGGCCAATGGCAGCGCCGCCTGGTTTCTGGACAAGTCAATGACCAATGCGCACATTGCTTTCTTCTATATTGAATGCGTTTGCAATGCCTGGTTTACATTCGAGATACTG GTCCGTTTTATCTCGTCACCGAACAAGTGTGAATTCTTAAAGTCATCTGTTAACATCATAGATTATATAGCCACGCTTAGCTTTTATATCGATCTAGTGCTTCAGCGATTCGCATCGCATCTGGAGAACGCTGACATACTCGAGTTCTTCTCGATCATCCGCATCATGCGTCTGTTCAAATTGACGCGCCACTCGTCCGGGTTGAAGATCCTGATACAGACGTTCCGTGCGTCGGCCAAGGAGTTGACGCTGCTGGTGTTCTTCCTGGTGCTGGGCATTGTGATCTTTGCCAGTCTCGTTTACTATGCCGAGCGCATCCAGCCCAATCCGCACAATGACTTCAATAGCATACCGCTGGGCCTGTGGTGGGCTCTGGTCACCATGACCACCGTGGGCTATGGCGATATGGCGCCCAAGACCTACATTGGCATGTTTGTTGGCGCCCTGTGCGCCTTAGCCGGTGTGCTAACCATTGCACTGCCAGTGCCCGTCATCGTCAGCAACTTTGCCATGTACTATTCGCACACGCAGGCGCGGGCCAAACTGCCAAAGAAGCGTAGACGAGTGCTTCCCGTCGAACAGCCCCGCCAGCCTCGACTGCCAGGTGAAC GTGCTCCTGGCGGCGTCAGTGGCTGCGGCACTCCAGGATCTGGTCCACACTCGGGCCCCATGGGCTCTGGCGGCACCGGACCACGCCGCATGAACAATAAAACCAAGGATCTGGTCAGTCCCAAGTCAG ATATGGCCTTCAGTTTCGACTAA
- the LOC132794297 gene encoding potassium voltage-gated channel protein Shaw isoform X9: MQHYTHAAMNLINMDSENRVVLNVGGIRHETYKATLKKIPATRLSRLTEALANYDPILNEYFFDRHPGVFAQVLNYYRTGKLHYPTDVCGPLFEEELEFWGLDSNQVEPCCWMTYTQHRDTQETLAVLDRLDLDTEKPSEEELARKFGFEEDYYKGTISWWQEMKPRIWSLFDEPYSSNAAKTIGVVSVFFICISILSFCLKTHPDMRVPIVHNVTVKTANGSAAWFLDKSMTNAHIAFFYIECVCNAWFTFEILVRFISSPNKCEFLKSSVNIIDYIATLSFYIDLVLQRFASHLENADILEFFSIIRIMRLFKLTRHSSGLKILIQTFRASAKELTLLVFFLVLGIVIFASLVYYAERIQPNPHNDFNSIPLGLWWALVTMTTVGYGDMAPKTYIGMFVGALCALAGVLTIALPVPVIVSNFAMYYSHTQARAKLPKKRRRVLPVEQPRQPRLPGAPGGVSGCGTPGSGPHSGPMGSGGTGPRRMNNKTKDLVSPKSDMAFSFD, from the exons ATGCAACACTATACGCATGCAGCCATGAATTTAATCAACATGGACTCGGAGAACCGGGTGGTCCTCAATGTGGGCGGCATTAGGCACGAGACATACAAGGCCACATTGAAGAAAATTCCAGCGACTCGACTGTCCCGACTCACCGAGGCGCTGGCCAACTATGATCCCATACTCAACGAATACTTCTTCGATCGGCATCCGGGTGTATTCGCACAAGTGCTCAACTATTACAG AACCGGCAAGCTGCATTATCCCACAGATGTGTGTGGCCCGCTGTTCGAGGAGGAGTTGGAATTTTGGGGTCTAGACTCAAATCAAGTGGAGCCCTGCTGCTGGATGACATATACACAG CATCGTGACACACAGGAAACTCTAGCCGTACTCGATCGTTTGGATCTGGATACGGAAAAACCGTCCGAAGAGGAATTGGCGCGTAAATTTGGCTTTGAGGAGGACTACTATAAAGGCACCATATCCTGGTGGCAGGAGATGAAGCCGCGCATTTGGTCGCTATTCGATGAGCCTTACAGTTCCAATGCCGCCAAG ACAATTGGCGTCGTTTCGGTATTCTTCATATGCATTTCGATATTGTCCTTCTGCCTGAAAACACATCCGGACATGCGAGTGCCCATTGTGCACAATGTGACCGTGAAAACGGCCAATGGCAGCGCCGCCTGGTTTCTGGACAAGTCAATGACCAATGCGCACATTGCTTTCTTCTATATTGAATGCGTTTGCAATGCCTGGTTTACATTCGAGATACTG GTCCGTTTTATCTCGTCACCGAACAAGTGTGAATTCTTAAAGTCATCTGTTAACATCATAGATTATATAGCCACGCTTAGCTTTTATATCGATCTAGTGCTTCAGCGATTCGCATCGCATCTGGAGAACGCTGACATACTCGAGTTCTTCTCGATCATCCGCATCATGCGTCTGTTCAAATTGACGCGCCACTCGTCCGGGTTGAAGATCCTGATACAGACGTTCCGTGCGTCGGCCAAGGAGTTGACGCTGCTGGTGTTCTTCCTGGTGCTGGGCATTGTGATCTTTGCCAGTCTCGTTTACTATGCCGAGCGCATCCAGCCCAATCCGCACAATGACTTCAATAGCATACCGCTGGGCCTGTGGTGGGCTCTGGTCACCATGACCACCGTGGGCTATGGCGATATGGCGCCCAAGACCTACATTGGCATGTTTGTTGGCGCCCTGTGCGCCTTAGCCGGTGTGCTAACCATTGCACTGCCAGTGCCCGTCATCGTCAGCAACTTTGCCATGTACTATTCGCACACGCAGGCGCGGGCCAAACTGCCAAAGAAGCGTAGACGAGTGCTTCCCGTCGAACAGCCCCGCCAGCCTCGACTGCCAG GTGCTCCTGGCGGCGTCAGTGGCTGCGGCACTCCAGGATCTGGTCCACACTCGGGCCCCATGGGCTCTGGCGGCACCGGACCACGCCGCATGAACAATAAAACCAAGGATCTGGTCAGTCCCAAGTCAG ATATGGCCTTCAGTTTCGACTAA